The following are encoded together in the Arvicanthis niloticus isolate mArvNil1 chromosome 11, mArvNil1.pat.X, whole genome shotgun sequence genome:
- the Mboat2 gene encoding membrane-bound glycerophospholipid O-acyltransferase 2 isoform X4 encodes MMIITQKITGLAYEIHDGMFRKDEELTPSQRGLAVRRMPSLLEYVSYTCNFMGILAGPLCSYKDYIAFIEGRASHMAQTSENGKEEQHGKADPSPNAAVTEKLLVCGLSLLFHLTISNMLPVEYNIDEHFRATASWPTKATYLYVSLLAARPKYYFAWTLADAINNAAGFGFRGYDKNGVAQWDLISNLRIQQIEMSTSFKMFLDNWNIQTALWLKRVCYERATFSPTIQTFFLSAIWHGVYPGYYLTFLTGVLMTLAARAVRNNFRHYFVEPPQLKLFYDIITWVATQLTISYTVVPFVLLSIKPSFTFYSSWYYCLHVCSILVMLLLPVKKSQRRKSAQENVQLSRAKKFDERENSLGQNSFSTMNNVCNQNQDTGSRHSSLTQ; translated from the exons GCGCATGCCAAGTCTCCTGGAGTATGTAAGTTATACCTGCAACTTCATGGGCATCCTGGCAGGCCCGCTCTGCTCTTACAAAGACTACATTGCTTTCATTGAAGGCAGAGCGTCCCACATGGCACAGACAAGTGAAAACGGAAAAGAAGAACAGCATGGAAAAGCAGATCCATCTCCAAAC GCAGCAGTTACGGAGAAGCTCCTGGTCTGTGGACTCTCCTTATTGTTTCACCTGACCATCTCTAACATGCTGCCTGTAGAGTACAACATTGATGAGCATTTCCGAGCCACTGCATCGTGGCCAACCAAAGCCACCtatctgtatgtctctctcttgGCTGCCAGACCGAAGTACTATTTCGCATGGACCTTAG CTGATGCCATAAACAATGCTGCAGGCTTCGGTTTCAGAGGTTACGACAAGAATGGAGTGGCTCAATGGGACTTAATTTCCAATTTGAGAATTCAGCAGATAGAG ATGTCAACAAGTTTTAAGATGTTTCTCGATAATTGGAATATCCAGACAGCTCTCTGGCTCAAAAG GGTGTGTTATGAACGAGCAACCTTCAGTCCAACAATCCAgacattctttctctctgccatTTGGCATGGGGTCTACCCAGGATACTATCTGACATTTCTAACAGGAGTGTTAATGACGTTAGCAGCTCGGGCT GTGAGAAATAATTTTAGGCATTATTTCGTTGAACCCCCTCAACTTAAGTTATTCTATGACATCATAACATGGGTGGCAACACAGCTAACCATAAGTTACACGGTTGTTCCGTTCGTGCTTCTATCCATAAAGCCATCATTCACGTTTTACAG cTCCTGGTACTACTGCCTTCACGTCTGTAGCATCTTAGTGATGCTATTGCTGCCTGTGAAAAAGTCTCAGAGAAGAAAGAGCGCACAGGAAAATGTCCAGCTCTCACGGGCCAAAAAGTTTGACGAAAGGGAAAATTCTCTGGGACAGAACAGTTTTTCCACGATGAATAATGTTTGCAATCAGAACCAAGACACTGGCTCCAGACATTCGTCACTAACGCAGTGA